The Xiphophorus couchianus chromosome 5, X_couchianus-1.0, whole genome shotgun sequence genome includes a region encoding these proteins:
- the zfpm2a gene encoding zinc finger protein ZFPM2a isoform X5, whose amino-acid sequence MMEGEELVAFAVDFDSRLQAVNHMSLSEGMYPARLLDSIQLLPQQAAMASILPTAIVNKDIFPCKACGIWFRSERNLQAHLMYYCSGRQRETETVVEDGDGGPHQTPSVCPFPQCNKSFSGARALEIHLSTSHSGVKMEESLPPGTSLKCTICNYTADSLITFQHHIMSHLSQAAFRCNHCHISFQSHRELLQHQDLHGHGGKLHREGDGTEHSPRGPEDSLQQQQQQQQGRAELANKKDALMGSPKGALSKETATDGEADKAEKKPMLSAQKGEAHPGSKASFSYTRIKSEPSSPRLASSPVQHNMPTFPMGPFLSQFAFSQDISVVPQASEILAKMSELVHRRLRHGGNSYPPVIYSPLMPKGATCFECNITFSNLDNYLVHKKHYCNSRWQHMTKSPDFSALSEKVPEAVSPNSGHSSVSLLAGCHPTEADSNLMQSACMNSNVLDMINAGGKAPDKDLAGQVKKVSTPTGAEERLNGKQLEGKSLSTGLVESDNDPNKTTCEACNITFSRHETYMVHKQYYCATRHDPPMKRMSANKVPSMQRTMRTRKRRKMYEMCLPDQDPQRISLGQPGFLGVPPMNPCTSQEAVESLADRFHPRCDIFPSMVPKHLEASLTVTKPILPPKCNAAEQQELDAPIDLSKKCSPVPDKTCSSPKRLLDYHECAVCKISFNKVENYLAHKQNFCPATAAATAAAAAVAQQQQQQQHNESSALESALFPDVKSEGNNSPDDGYDKSPGKCEKNGNGKVVVQNGGMFPPHLAPVPGLKPFTEPQLIPSKDENKNMFLPHCLYPGAIKKVKGPEQISPYFGIKPTDYVAGGPVMQGEATEQEQSVNGGGETVTTREQAPQPTANGCPHPGKEPLPLLPKNRGMVIVNGGHKPEERSGTAPQQQQENQPQSDSQPSNPSPTWGVENQADSNENMSPSSKSPGEEAAAPVANKGVNGSGSGKYCRLCDIQFNNLSNFITHKKFYCSSHAAEHVK is encoded by the exons ATGATGGAGGGCGAGGAGCTGGTGGCGTTCGCCGTGGACTTCGACTCGCGCCTGCAGGCCGTCAACCACATGTCTCTGAGCGAGGGCATGTACCCGGCCCGGCTGCTGGACAGCATCCAGCTCCTGCCGCAGCAGGCCGCCATGGCCTCCATCCTGCCCACCGCCATTGTCAACA AAGACATTTTCCCCTGCAAGGCGTGTGGAATCTGGTTCCGGAGCGAGAGGAACCTACAGGCTCATCTGATGTACTACTGCAGCGGGCGACAGCGGGAGACGGAGACGGTGGTGGAGGACGGTGATGGCGGACCCCACCAGACCCCCAGCGTCTGCCCCTTCCCTCAGTGCAACAAGAGCTTCTCTGGAGCCAGGGCCCTGGAGATCCATCTCAGCACCTCGCACAGCG GTGTCAAAATGGAAGAGAGCCTCCCTCCTGGCACCAGCTTGAAATGCACAATCTGTAACTACACGGCAGATTCTCTTATTACATTCCAGCATCACATCATGTCTCACCTGTCACAGGCGGCCTTCAGATGCAATCACTGCCATATCAGCTTCCAGAGCCACAGGGAACTCTTACAGCATCAGGACTTACACGGGCACGGCGGCAAACTTCACAGGGAAGGCGACGGCACCGAGCATTCCCCCAGGGGTCCGGAGGACAgcctacagcagcagcagcagcagcagcagggccGTGCAGAGCTGGCCAACAAGAAGGACGCTCTGATGGGAAGTCCCAAAGGGGCCCTCAGCAAGGAGACGGCCACAGACGGAGAGGCTGACAAGGCTGAGAAGAAGCCCATGCTGTCTGCTCAGAAGGGAGAGGCCCACCCGGGCAGCAAAGCCAGTTTTTCTTACACCAGGATCAAGTCAGAGCCCTCCAGCCCCCGACTGGCCTCCTCCCCCGTGCAACATAACATGCCTACGTTTCCCATGGGCCCCTTCTTGTCTCAGTTTGCCTTCTCCCAAGACATTTCCGTCGTCCCGCAGGCTTCGGAGATTCTGGCGAAGATGTCAGAGCTGGTCCATCGGAGACTGCGCCACGGCGGGAACAGCTACCCGCCTGTCATCTACAGTCCCCTGATGCCCAAGGGGGCCACCTGCTTCGAATGCAACATCACCTTCAGCAACCTGGACAACTACCTTGTCCACAAAAAGCACTACTGCAACAGCCGCTGGCAGCACATGACCAAGTCGCCGGACTTCTCGGCGCTCTCCGAGAAGGTTCCAGAAGCGGTGAGCCCCAACAGCGGTCACAGTTCTGTGAGCCTGCTGGCCGGCTGCCACCCGACGGAGGCAGACAGCAACCTCATGCAGTCCGCGTGTATGAACTCCAACGTGTTGGACATGATCAACGCCGGGGGCAAAGCCCCCGACAAGGATCTAGCGGGGCAGGTGAAAAAGGTGTCGACTCCGACTGGGGCAGAGGAGCGGCTCAACGGGAAGCAACTGGAAGGGAAGAGCCTGAGCACGGGGTTGGTGGAAAGTGACAATGACCCCAACAAGACCACCTGTGAAGCCTGCAACATCACCTTCAGCCGTCACGAGACGTACATGGTCCACAAGCAGTACTACTGTGCCACCCGCCACGACCCCCCCATGAAACGGATGTCCGCTAACAAGGTGCCCTCCATGCAGAGGACCATGAGAACCCGCAAGCGCAGGAAGATGTACGAGATGTGTCTCCCGGATCAGGACCCCCAGAGGATCTCTTTGGGGCAGCCGGGTTTCCTCGGCGTTCCTCCGATGAACCCTTGCACGTCTCAGGAGGCAGTGGAGAGTCTGGCCGACCGCTTTCACCCGCGCTGCGACATCTTCCCCAGCATGGTACCCAAACACCTGGAGGCCTCTCTGACTGTCACTAAGCCCATTCTGCCTCCCAAATGCAACGCTGCGGAGCAGCAGGAGCTGGACGCACCCATTGATCTCAGCAAAAAGTGTTCACCGGTCCCCGACAAGACATGTAGCTCTCCCAAAAGACTCTTGGACTATCACGAATGTGCAGTGTGCAAGATAAGTTTCAACAAAGTGGAGAACTACCTGGCACACAAACAGAACTTTTGCCCTGCGACAGCTGCTGCcacggctgctgctgctgccgtggctcaacagcagcagcagcagcagcacaatgaGAGCAGCGCCTTGGAGTCTGCTCTGTTCCCAGATGTGAAGAGCGAAGGGAATAACAGCCCAGATGACGGGTACGATAAGAGCCCTGGCAAATGCGAGAAGAACGGGAATGGGAAGGTGGTGGTGCAGAATGGAGGCATGTTCCCCCCTCACCTGGCGCCTGTGCCGGGACTTAAGCCTTTCACTGAGCCTCAGCTCATCCCATCAAAAGACGAGAACAAGAATATGTTTCTGCCCCACTGCCTTTATCCAGGAGCAATAAAGAAGGTGAAAGGTCCCGAGCAAATATCGCCGTATTTTGGGATAAAGCCGACAGATTACGTGGCAGGGGGGCCGGTGATGCAGGGAGAGGCGACCGAACAGGAACAGAGCGTCAACGGAGGAGGAGAGACGGTCACAACCAGAGAGCAGGCTCCACAACCTACAGCAAACGGCTGCCCCCACCCCGGCAAGGAACCCCTTCCTCTCCTGCCCAAAAACCGGGGTATGGTCATCGTCAACGGGGGGCACAAGCCGGAGGAGCGGTCCGGCACGGcgccacagcagcagcaggagaaccAGCCGCAGTCAGACAGCCAGCCTTCCAATCCCTCGCCCACGTGGGGCGTGGAAAACCAGGCCGACTCCAACGAGAACATGTCCCCGTCCTCCAAGTCCCCCGGCGAGGAGGCGGCGGCGCCGGTGGCCAACAAAGGCGTGAACGGCTCCGGGAGCGGCAAATACTGCCGCCTGTGTGACATCCAGTTCAACAACCTATCAAACTTTATTACCCATAAGAAGTTTTACTGTTCATCACATGCTGCAGAGCATGTAAAATAA